A section of the Candidatus Zixiibacteriota bacterium genome encodes:
- a CDS encoding aldo/keto reductase, producing the protein MDKSKSNLSRRKFLSTAAAGLATTGLAGLTPQLSLAQEGEHTDQATQPEIIYRTLGKTGMKVPIVSMGAGGANNPGIIQAAYEKGIRHFDTAASYQYGQNEQMVGRVVNKLKVRDKVNIGTKVYTPGQRVEDPAAVKKKLIELCEGSLKRLKTDYVDILYIHSVATLGFVNNPGLQEGFAELKEQKKILAAGISTHSNMAAVINDTVEAGFYDVILTSMNISLGDNADLMAAVKNAANKGIGFVAMKTQAGGSRLSADQIAGYPNKTIHNAMLRWVMRMPEIKTSIPGIANYDFLNDNFEIAYSLEYTPEEEKLLSDSTIQLGMGFCHQCRQCLASCPHKTDIPTLMRTHMYAASYGDFYKARRVLNNIPRGSSLDACGSCDQCTAQCANSVRIRDNISELKTIYG; encoded by the coding sequence ATGGATAAATCTAAATCGAATTTGTCGCGCAGGAAATTTTTATCAACAGCGGCTGCGGGATTGGCAACGACGGGACTGGCCGGACTGACCCCGCAATTATCTCTGGCCCAGGAGGGTGAACACACTGACCAAGCGACACAGCCAGAAATAATCTATAGAACTTTGGGTAAAACCGGAATGAAGGTTCCAATCGTCAGCATGGGGGCTGGTGGCGCTAATAATCCCGGAATTATTCAAGCCGCCTATGAAAAAGGAATTCGGCATTTCGACACAGCTGCTTCTTACCAGTATGGGCAAAATGAGCAAATGGTTGGACGAGTGGTCAACAAATTGAAGGTGCGGGATAAAGTCAATATCGGTACGAAAGTTTATACGCCCGGGCAAAGAGTAGAAGATCCCGCGGCGGTAAAAAAGAAGTTGATTGAATTATGCGAAGGAAGTCTGAAAAGACTTAAGACTGATTACGTTGACATCCTTTACATTCACAGCGTCGCTACTTTAGGCTTCGTAAACAATCCGGGTTTACAGGAGGGGTTTGCCGAATTAAAAGAGCAGAAAAAAATACTGGCCGCCGGAATTTCAACTCATAGTAATATGGCCGCGGTTATTAATGACACAGTCGAGGCCGGTTTTTATGATGTCATCCTGACGTCAATGAATATTTCTCTGGGCGATAACGCCGATTTAATGGCGGCCGTGAAAAACGCCGCCAATAAAGGCATCGGATTTGTTGCCATGAAAACCCAGGCGGGTGGTTCCCGGCTGTCAGCCGATCAAATTGCCGGCTACCCCAACAAGACTATACATAACGCTATGCTCCGCTGGGTTATGCGCATGCCTGAGATTAAGACCTCTATCCCCGGAATTGCCAACTATGATTTTCTAAATGATAATTTTGAAATCGCTTACAGTCTCGAATATACTCCCGAGGAAGAGAAACTGCTTTCGGATTCGACTATTCAGTTGGGTATGGGGTTCTGTCATCAATGCCGCCAATGTCTGGCTTCCTGCCCTCATAAGACTGATATCCCGACACTGATGCGCACGCATATGTACGCCGCCAGTTACGGCGATTTTTATAAAGCGCGACGGGTATTAAATAATATTCCTCGGGGAAGCAGTCTGGATGCATGTGGTTCGTGTGATCAGTGCACGGCCCAATGCGCCAATTCGGTTAGGATTAGAGACAATATCAGTGAGTTGAAGACTATCTACGGATAA